One window of Campylobacter sp. MIT 99-7217 genomic DNA carries:
- a CDS encoding MFS transporter, producing the protein MKTKAIKNTIFASLGGILEFYDFVLFVFFTSVFAQVFFPPDDAFWANVGVWTSFGAGYLARPFGAMVFAHFGDVKGRKNVFYISMLMMILPSFALAFLPSYESIGLFATISLFLIRIVQGLAVGAEISGAWVFVSEFVSEKYKSLALGFISATLTFGLLLAGLVSLWINVNFSTEEIKDYAFRLPFILGGVFGILACFLRTKLNETPEFERLKKNQELLKFPLIEALKTHKLPMLVCVLMSFILSSGLATLTIIPKHFDMFMGDEVQKLLYSNFAIVAVILGSFIQGALASFFGNFKICIIFSILFACFGFALSLYDENFLLYYLLACFMQGIISFAPIFMTAVFKSSLRFSGLSFAYNVSYALIVYITPFVIDQIYDHYLGYYFILVALASLFCVFLVKKIQERV; encoded by the coding sequence ATGAAAACAAAAGCAATTAAAAATACCATATTTGCCTCTTTGGGAGGGATTTTAGAATTTTATGATTTTGTGCTTTTTGTTTTTTTTACCTCTGTATTTGCTCAAGTTTTTTTTCCTCCTGATGATGCCTTTTGGGCGAATGTTGGAGTTTGGACAAGTTTTGGTGCAGGTTATTTAGCTCGTCCTTTTGGAGCTATGGTTTTTGCACATTTTGGCGATGTTAAGGGCAGGAAAAATGTTTTTTACATTTCTATGCTGATGATGATCTTGCCAAGCTTTGCCTTAGCTTTTTTACCTAGTTATGAAAGTATAGGACTTTTTGCTACTATTTCACTTTTTTTGATACGCATTGTGCAAGGCTTAGCCGTAGGTGCTGAAATAAGTGGTGCATGGGTTTTTGTAAGTGAATTTGTAAGCGAAAAATACAAAAGTCTAGCATTAGGATTTATCTCAGCAACTCTAACCTTTGGCTTACTTTTAGCAGGACTTGTGTCTTTGTGGATCAATGTAAATTTTAGCACAGAGGAGATAAAAGACTATGCTTTTAGATTGCCTTTTATTTTAGGAGGAGTTTTTGGGATTTTGGCTTGTTTTTTACGAACAAAGCTTAATGAAACACCGGAATTTGAAAGACTAAAGAAAAATCAAGAATTACTTAAATTTCCTCTTATCGAGGCTTTAAAAACACATAAGCTTCCCATGCTTGTTTGTGTTTTAATGAGCTTTATCTTATCAAGTGGCTTAGCTACACTTACTATCATACCAAAGCATTTTGATATGTTTATGGGAGATGAGGTGCAAAAGCTTTTGTATTCAAATTTTGCTATTGTGGCTGTGATTTTAGGAAGTTTTATACAAGGAGCTTTGGCAAGTTTTTTTGGGAATTTTAAAATTTGCATTATTTTTAGCATACTTTTTGCTTGCTTTGGCTTTGCTTTGAGTTTATATGATGAAAATTTTTTACTATACTATCTTTTGGCATGCTTTATGCAAGGAATCATAAGCTTTGCTCCTATTTTCATGACGGCTGTTTTTAAAAGTTCTTTGAGATTTAGCGGACTTTCTTTTGCTTATAATGTTTCTTATGCTCTTATCGTTTATATCACGCCTTTTGTTATCGATCAAATTTATGATCATTATCTTGGGTATTATTTTATACTTGTGGCTTTGGCGAGTTTATTTTGCGTATTTTTGGTAAAAAAAATTCAAGAAAGGGTTTAG
- a CDS encoding cysteine ABC transporter substrate-binding protein → MKKVVFSVFAVFAALIISACSGGDSTAKQEANASSEQTTQSLPQEDSNATSSALDKIKENGVIRIGVFSDKPPFGFVDTNGVNQGYDVYFAKRLAQELLGDENKIQFVLVEAANRVEFLKSDKVDVILANFTQTPERAEQVDFTLPYMKVALGVAVKSDLEVNGVDDLKDKTLILNKGTTADAYFTANYPEIKTLKFDQNTEAFAALLDGRGEALAHDNTLLFAWTKENPNFKVAIKELGNQDVIAAAVAKGNDELKNFINDLITKLGDEQFFHKAYDETLKTYFTEDINADDVVIEGGKL, encoded by the coding sequence ATGAAAAAAGTAGTTTTTTCAGTTTTTGCGGTTTTTGCTGCACTTATCATCAGTGCTTGTTCTGGTGGAGATAGCACAGCAAAACAAGAAGCAAATGCAAGTAGTGAGCAAACAACTCAGAGTTTGCCACAAGAAGATAGCAACGCAACTAGCTCTGCACTTGACAAGATCAAGGAAAATGGAGTGATTAGGATAGGCGTTTTCAGCGACAAGCCTCCTTTTGGTTTTGTTGATACAAATGGTGTTAATCAAGGCTATGATGTGTATTTTGCAAAACGCCTTGCACAAGAACTTTTAGGCGATGAAAATAAAATTCAATTCGTCCTTGTTGAAGCAGCAAATAGGGTTGAGTTTTTAAAATCAGATAAGGTTGATGTGATCCTAGCAAATTTCACTCAAACACCTGAAAGAGCTGAGCAAGTGGATTTTACTCTGCCTTATATGAAAGTAGCTTTGGGTGTTGCAGTAAAAAGTGATTTAGAAGTAAATGGAGTTGATGATCTTAAGGATAAGACTTTGATCTTAAACAAAGGAACAACTGCTGATGCATATTTTACAGCAAATTACCCTGAGATCAAAACTTTAAAATTTGATCAAAACACAGAAGCTTTTGCTGCCTTGCTTGATGGAAGAGGGGAAGCCTTAGCTCATGATAATACCTTGCTTTTTGCTTGGACTAAAGAAAATCCAAATTTTAAAGTTGCCATTAAGGAACTTGGAAATCAAGATGTTATCGCTGCTGCTGTAGCTAAGGGTAATGATGAACTTAAAAATTTCATCAACGATCTTATCACAAAGCTTGGCGATGAGCAATTTTTCCACAAAGCTTATGATGAAACATTAAAAACTTATTTCACTGAAGATATCAACGCTGATGATGTTGTGATTGAGGGTGGAAAACTCTAA
- a CDS encoding SixA phosphatase family protein: protein MKKIYIVRHAKAQKNGFESDFDRDLNSKGKEDIQTMFSRLQKYDLKPDFFLASPALRTAKTAKKFALLYGFDEDKISFDQRLYEISALELFEILKSLDDTINELFIVGHNPCMLELCELLSEICLQSFPTCSVLGLELNITSFKELQTHNAKLLFFENLKEKRS, encoded by the coding sequence ATGAAAAAAATTTATATTGTAAGGCATGCTAAGGCTCAAAAGAATGGCTTTGAAAGTGATTTTGATAGGGATTTAAACTCCAAAGGCAAAGAAGATATACAAACAATGTTTTCAAGACTTCAAAAATACGATCTAAAACCTGATTTTTTCCTTGCAAGTCCTGCATTAAGAACAGCAAAAACAGCTAAGAAATTTGCCCTTTTGTATGGCTTTGATGAGGATAAAATTTCTTTTGATCAAAGACTTTATGAGATAAGTGCTTTAGAGCTTTTTGAAATTTTAAAAAGCTTAGATGATACGATTAATGAGCTTTTCATTGTAGGGCATAATCCTTGTATGCTAGAGCTTTGTGAGCTTTTAAGTGAAATTTGTCTTCAGAGCTTTCCAACTTGTTCTGTTCTTGGACTTGAGCTTAATATCACAAGCTTTAAAGAACTACAAACCCATAATGCAAAACTACTTTTCTTTGAAAATTTAAAAGAAAAAAGATCATAA
- a CDS encoding rhomboid family intramembrane serine protease, with the protein MAINLTIFILLRDEAKVVFGLNVLFFEGYYWQVLSSMFLHSGWTHVILNMLVLFQFGTILEKYLGSFRFCILYLCGGLACSLLSAFYIYFEALYFGRIYNTVGASGAICVLMGFYAFVDKSSTKGLIVALLLISFVPIFMGVNIAWYSHIFGFICGYMCAKFKLLKGKIR; encoded by the coding sequence ATTGCTATAAATTTAACCATTTTTATACTTCTTCGTGATGAAGCAAAGGTTGTTTTTGGTTTAAATGTTTTATTTTTTGAGGGCTACTATTGGCAAGTTTTAAGCTCTATGTTTTTGCATAGTGGCTGGACACATGTGATCTTAAACATGCTTGTTTTATTTCAGTTTGGAACGATCTTAGAAAAATACTTAGGCTCTTTTCGTTTTTGCATACTTTATTTATGTGGTGGGCTTGCTTGCTCGCTTTTGAGTGCTTTTTATATTTATTTTGAGGCTCTTTATTTTGGTAGAATTTATAATACCGTTGGTGCAAGTGGAGCAATCTGCGTTTTGATGGGCTTTTACGCCTTTGTAGATAAAAGCTCTACAAAGGGGCTTATTGTCGCACTTTTGCTCATCAGTTTTGTGCCTATATTTATGGGAGTAAATATCGCTTGGTATTCTCATATTTTTGGTTTTATTTGTGGATATATGTGTGCGAAATTTAAACTCCTTAAAGGAAAAATAAGATGA
- a CDS encoding PepSY-like domain-containing protein — MKKIFICIFLLLELAFSDFIVSPDALPQNIKDFLVQHFPDRQIGLVQRDKNTYDIYLSDGTEIECYLDGTWKDIEASYTPLSFSILPANIANIVKTEYPQAFLTEVKRKINYYKIKLSNNMELSIDFNGMVFKREFDD; from the coding sequence TTGAAAAAAATTTTTATTTGTATTTTTTTACTTTTAGAGCTTGCATTTTCTGATTTTATCGTATCTCCTGATGCTTTACCACAAAATATAAAGGATTTTTTAGTCCAGCATTTTCCAGATAGACAAATAGGACTTGTCCAAAGAGATAAAAACACTTATGACATTTATCTTAGTGATGGAACTGAAATAGAATGCTATTTAGATGGTACTTGGAAAGATATAGAAGCCTCATACACTCCCTTAAGTTTTTCAATTCTTCCTGCAAATATAGCCAACATAGTTAAAACAGAATACCCCCAAGCCTTTCTTACTGAGGTAAAAAGAAAGATTAATTACTACAAAATCAAGCTTTCTAACAACATGGAACTTTCCATTGATTTTAATGGTATGGTGTTTAAAAGAGAATTTGACGACTAG
- a CDS encoding aminotransferase class V-fold PLP-dependent enzyme, giving the protein MDIQNLKKDIILKKGLYYFDFAASALALKSVEKEIKKVLLTYANTHSDSSSSSFKTQQHYENARLSIKKSLGLNEDFALIACGTGSSGAIKKFQELLGIFAPPRLREKYCSNLDMKNLPLVIIGPYEHHSNELSFREGLCECVRIPLDEQGELDFKYLESILKANSKRQIIASISLASNVTGILTDFERLSKLVRKYKGIVAFDASSFAPYKNVPCKFYDALFISSHKFIGGVGGSGLLAVKKELCGSKPSFAAGGTVGYVSRSSVHYLLNEENLEEAGTPGILQLIRASLAFKIRDEIGLKFIEEKEEELKEYFFKQSAKIKDLNLYASNLTKRLPIFSFNIQGISPFDLAFVLSDKFGIQSRAGCACAGPYGHDLLGLKDDENLSFKPGWLRLSFHYTHEKADIDFVIKSINESIKKLKA; this is encoded by the coding sequence TTGGATATACAAAATTTAAAAAAAGACATTATTTTAAAAAAAGGGCTTTATTATTTTGACTTTGCAGCAAGTGCTTTGGCACTTAAAAGCGTCGAAAAAGAAATAAAAAAAGTGCTTTTAACCTATGCAAATACACATTCAGATAGTTCAAGCTCTTCTTTTAAAACCCAACAACACTACGAAAATGCTAGATTATCTATAAAAAAAAGTTTGGGCTTGAATGAGGATTTTGCTTTGATTGCTTGTGGAACAGGATCAAGTGGGGCGATCAAGAAATTTCAAGAACTTTTAGGTATCTTTGCTCCTCCAAGACTTAGGGAAAAGTATTGTTCAAATTTAGACATGAAAAATTTACCTCTTGTTATCATAGGTCCTTATGAACATCATTCTAATGAGCTTTCCTTTAGAGAGGGGCTTTGTGAGTGCGTGCGTATCCCTTTAGATGAGCAAGGAGAGCTTGATTTTAAGTATTTAGAAAGTATCCTAAAAGCAAATTCCAAAAGACAAATCATCGCTTCTATATCCCTTGCTTCAAATGTTACAGGTATTTTAACGGACTTTGAAAGGCTTTCAAAACTTGTGCGAAAATATAAGGGCATAGTCGCCTTTGACGCCTCAAGCTTTGCTCCTTATAAAAATGTGCCTTGCAAGTTTTATGATGCATTGTTTATCAGCTCTCATAAATTTATAGGTGGGGTTGGAGGAAGTGGGCTTTTAGCTGTAAAAAAAGAACTTTGCGGATCAAAGCCAAGTTTTGCAGCTGGTGGAACTGTGGGTTATGTGAGCAGAAGTAGCGTGCATTATCTCTTAAATGAAGAAAATCTTGAAGAAGCTGGCACGCCGGGCATTTTACAGCTCATTCGTGCGAGTCTAGCCTTTAAGATACGAGATGAAATAGGGCTTAAATTTATAGAAGAAAAAGAAGAAGAACTTAAGGAGTATTTTTTCAAGCAAAGTGCAAAGATCAAAGACTTAAATTTATATGCTTCAAATTTAACAAAGCGTTTGCCTATCTTTTCCTTTAACATACAAGGAATTTCCCCCTTTGATCTTGCCTTTGTGTTGAGTGATAAATTTGGCATTCAAAGTAGAGCAGGTTGTGCTTGTGCTGGACCTTATGGGCATGATCTTTTAGGGCTTAAAGATGATGAAAACTTAAGCTTTAAACCCGGCTGGTTAAGACTTAGCTTTCATTATACTCACGAAAAAGCAGACATAGACTTTGTGATAAAATCAATCAACGAAAGCATTAAAAAACTTAAAGCCTAG
- a CDS encoding DUF234 domain-containing protein, whose amino-acid sequence MFLSIKELLLPSYEELNKGFDFDKDTSFALYLLAKNTRKRYSINRKISHFKANAIIKNLLQKGILSLEKSKEEKPLLLKNQKVKKDLRHYTIQDKLLFNTQFSRFFFRFLKPNENLIKNQCYDEVIELIKKDFDNYQSFCFEELCREFLEFKLDIKGVSSFWNKDIELDLYYEDVNLCFVGEVKLNRKICKNVFNLLQNKAKSLFIKPDFYVIFSKFGFSQEILKNQERNLLLFDLEDFKELIGV is encoded by the coding sequence TTGTTTTTAAGCATTAAAGAGCTTTTGTTGCCTTCTTATGAGGAGTTAAATAAGGGATTTGATTTTGATAAAGATACAAGCTTTGCCTTATATCTTTTAGCTAAAAATACGAGAAAACGCTATTCTATAAACCGCAAAATTTCACACTTTAAAGCAAATGCTATCATTAAAAATTTACTTCAAAAAGGTATCTTAAGCCTAGAAAAAAGCAAGGAAGAAAAGCCTCTTTTGCTTAAAAATCAAAAGGTAAAAAAGGATTTAAGGCATTATACCATTCAAGATAAGCTCCTTTTTAACACTCAATTTAGCCGTTTTTTCTTTCGTTTTTTAAAGCCAAATGAAAATCTTATCAAAAATCAATGCTATGATGAAGTGATAGAGCTTATAAAAAAGGATTTTGATAACTATCAAAGCTTTTGCTTTGAAGAACTTTGTAGGGAATTTTTAGAATTTAAGCTCGATATAAAAGGTGTGAGTAGCTTTTGGAATAAGGACATAGAGCTTGATTTATACTATGAAGATGTAAATTTATGCTTTGTTGGCGAGGTAAAGCTTAATAGAAAAATTTGTAAAAATGTCTTTAATCTCTTGCAAAATAAGGCGAAATCACTTTTTATAAAGCCTGATTTTTATGTGATTTTTTCAAAATTTGGCTTTTCTCAAGAAATTTTAAAAAATCAAGAACGCAATTTGCTTTTGTTTGATTTAGAGGATTTTAAAGAACTTATAGGGGTATAA
- a CDS encoding sensor histidine kinase yields the protein MDKKMLQRLDSKEKEELELGLKSLIEQTYVIENEYKQLNESYASLRKTISEIIEVLPTALWVLHKDKQIFLQNHQALENEALLSKIDTTKPHYELEFEGKFYIIKNTFKDDKIIISATDISDEKRNERLASMGSVAAHLAHEIRNPIGSVSLLASTLFSRTELKNKHIVLEMQKAIARVERIVNSTLLFTKGVHINKEKFDLLELKDECEQAVNSYNFSSEIDFEFDFFSLQINADKALLSLVLQNLIFNAIDASEEAELAHAKIKIESLLDDKDSKRQICIKVFDEGVAIKDEQKVFEAFKTTKLKGNGLGLCLCKEIINAHGGEIGFEKNPKYFYFTLPL from the coding sequence ATGGATAAAAAGATGTTGCAAAGACTAGATTCCAAAGAAAAAGAAGAGCTTGAGCTTGGGCTTAAGTCCTTGATAGAACAAACCTATGTTATCGAAAATGAATACAAACAGCTTAATGAAAGCTATGCTTCACTAAGAAAAACTATAAGCGAGATTATCGAGGTTTTGCCAACGGCACTTTGGGTTTTACACAAGGATAAACAAATTTTCTTACAAAATCACCAAGCCTTAGAAAATGAGGCTTTACTCAGCAAAATCGATACAACGAAGCCTCATTATGAACTTGAATTTGAGGGAAAATTTTATATTATCAAAAATACCTTTAAAGATGATAAAATCATCATTTCAGCCACTGATATAAGCGATGAAAAAAGAAATGAAAGGCTTGCAAGCATGGGAAGCGTTGCTGCACACCTAGCACATGAAATAAGAAATCCTATAGGTTCAGTATCTTTGCTTGCCTCAACACTTTTTTCAAGAACAGAACTTAAAAATAAGCATATCGTTCTTGAAATGCAAAAAGCTATAGCAAGAGTCGAACGCATAGTTAATTCGACCTTGCTTTTTACAAAGGGCGTGCATATAAATAAAGAAAAATTTGATCTTTTAGAGCTTAAAGATGAATGTGAGCAAGCTGTGAATTCGTATAATTTTTCAAGTGAAATAGACTTTGAGTTTGATTTTTTTTCTTTGCAAATTAATGCTGATAAGGCTTTACTTTCTTTAGTTTTGCAAAATTTGATCTTTAATGCTATTGATGCAAGTGAAGAAGCTGAGCTTGCCCATGCAAAGATTAAAATAGAATCTTTGCTTGATGATAAAGACTCTAAAAGGCAAATTTGTATCAAGGTTTTTGATGAAGGCGTTGCGATCAAAGATGAACAAAAGGTTTTTGAAGCCTTTAAGACAACAAAACTCAAGGGAAATGGCTTAGGACTTTGTCTTTGCAAAGAAATCATTAATGCACATGGCGGAGAAATAGGCTTTGAAAAAAATCCAAAATATTTTTATTTTACCCTACCCTTGTAA
- a CDS encoding methyl-accepting chemotaxis protein, translating into MEISLSTKEELETVLKELEENQDIVNKISDKIRQDVTKEEQNVQKINTLASEAKNIQAVLDTITEIADQTNLLALNAAIEAARAGEHGRGFAVVADEIRQLAERTQNSITQTGNIIKTILKSISEFNDDMKENLESVHELSINADNMQQNITQLSEVINTAVKKSLDSLEGTKSVNSHTLDILENGDKINACVSDLIKINENMQSISNSLSEKTKNLNKSLAEFKI; encoded by the coding sequence ATGGAAATATCGCTTTCAACGAAAGAAGAACTTGAAACTGTACTCAAAGAACTTGAAGAAAATCAAGATATAGTCAATAAAATTAGTGATAAAATCAGACAAGATGTAACCAAAGAAGAACAAAATGTTCAAAAAATCAACACACTAGCTAGTGAAGCAAAAAATATACAAGCTGTTTTAGATACTATCACAGAAATAGCTGATCAAACTAATCTCTTAGCCCTAAATGCAGCCATTGAGGCAGCTCGTGCAGGAGAGCATGGAAGAGGTTTTGCTGTGGTGGCTGATGAGATAAGACAACTTGCTGAAAGAACACAAAATTCGATCACTCAAACAGGAAATATCATCAAAACCATACTTAAGTCTATAAGTGAATTTAATGATGACATGAAAGAAAATTTAGAATCCGTTCATGAACTTAGCATAAATGCTGATAATATGCAACAAAATATCACGCAACTGAGCGAGGTTATCAACACTGCTGTTAAAAAGTCTTTGGATTCTCTTGAAGGAACAAAGTCTGTAAATTCTCACACTTTAGATATACTTGAAAATGGAGATAAAATTAATGCTTGTGTATCTGATCTTATAAAAATCAATGAAAATATGCAAAGTATTTCAAATTCTCTTAGCGAAAAGACAAAAAATCTTAATAAAAGCTTAGCAGAATTTAAAATATAA
- a CDS encoding LysE family translocator codes for MSFLLFVLSFASVSFLPGLCMSLALSLGLSIGFKKTLWMMSGELFGIFIIILVCAFGASFILEYKLAFWVFKFCGALFLFYTAFVLFRKRIEFKEMKLSPKDKFSLALQGFLASVSNPKAWIFILSLLPPFLKEFSLILLCVSILFIEFVALCTYALGGSAFRIFLLKYIGMLTKFSAFCVFLLACFMMYDLFS; via the coding sequence GTGAGCTTTTTACTTTTTGTATTAAGCTTTGCTTCTGTTTCTTTTCTGCCCGGACTTTGTATGAGTCTTGCTTTATCTTTAGGGCTTAGCATAGGTTTTAAAAAGACTTTGTGGATGATGAGTGGAGAGTTGTTTGGTATTTTCATCATCATCTTAGTTTGTGCTTTTGGGGCTAGTTTTATTTTAGAATATAAATTAGCATTTTGGGTGTTTAAATTTTGTGGAGCATTGTTTTTATTTTATACAGCCTTTGTTCTTTTTAGAAAAAGGATAGAATTTAAAGAAATGAAGCTCAGCCCAAAAGACAAATTCTCTTTGGCTCTGCAAGGCTTTTTGGCTAGCGTTTCAAATCCAAAAGCATGGATTTTTATACTTTCTTTACTTCCTCCTTTTTTAAAAGAATTTAGCCTTATTTTGCTTTGTGTGAGTATACTTTTTATCGAATTTGTAGCACTTTGCACTTATGCTTTAGGAGGAAGTGCTTTTCGTATCTTTCTTTTAAAATACATAGGCATGCTCACAAAATTCAGTGCTTTTTGCGTATTCTTGCTTGCTTGTTTTATGATGTATGATCTTTTTTCTTGA
- a CDS encoding branched-chain amino acid transporter permease codes for MFDEKYFFLALLMGYIATYGARILPFLLFKHKQEGENLVFIQKNMPLVIMVILVFYTFFIYDFSHTQTLVFVLVSCIFTLVLQLCFKSALISISLGIIFYMAISRIFG; via the coding sequence ATGTTCGATGAAAAATACTTTTTTCTAGCACTTCTAATGGGCTATATAGCAACTTATGGAGCAAGAATTTTACCTTTTTTACTTTTTAAGCATAAGCAAGAGGGTGAAAATTTGGTTTTTATACAAAAGAATATGCCTTTAGTCATCATGGTTATTCTTGTTTTTTATACATTTTTTATTTATGATTTTTCTCACACTCAAACCTTAGTCTTTGTCCTTGTTTCTTGCATTTTTACTTTAGTATTGCAGCTTTGTTTTAAAAGTGCTTTGATAAGTATTTCTCTAGGCATTATCTTTTACATGGCGATAAGTAGGATTTTTGGGTGA
- a CDS encoding AzlC family ABC transporter permease produces the protein MNFLKLFKLTLPVMTAYIPLGMALGILAASNHFSIYQALMISFFVYSGSAEFLLVTFIVANETLLGIFITLFLLGFRHFFYTLTILSELKNLNFLRHYVIFSLSDESFALLSTYQKDFESVSNKHKRSLYYALLCFLNQSYWLFGVFLGFLFQNNIDIDYSGIEFSLSALFIVLAYDAYKQNPNPKILFIAFFIGFFGFLFIAKAYMLFACLSIALVYLLIRKNYVR, from the coding sequence GTGAATTTTTTAAAACTCTTTAAACTTACCTTACCTGTAATGACTGCTTATATCCCGCTTGGAATGGCACTTGGTATACTTGCTGCGAGTAATCATTTTAGCATATATCAAGCCTTAATGATTTCTTTTTTTGTGTATTCTGGTTCGGCTGAGTTTTTGCTTGTTACTTTCATCGTGGCAAATGAAACCTTGCTTGGTATTTTTATAACCTTATTTTTGCTTGGTTTTAGGCATTTTTTTTACACGCTTACGATTTTGAGCGAATTAAAAAATTTAAATTTTTTAAGACATTATGTTATTTTTTCTCTCTCAGATGAAAGTTTTGCACTCTTAAGCACCTATCAAAAAGATTTTGAATCAGTAAGCAACAAACATAAGAGAAGTTTGTATTATGCCTTACTTTGTTTTTTAAATCAAAGTTATTGGCTTTTTGGAGTTTTTCTTGGATTTTTATTTCAAAACAATATTGATATTGATTACTCAGGGATAGAATTTAGTTTAAGTGCTCTTTTTATCGTGCTTGCTTACGATGCTTACAAACAAAATCCAAATCCAAAAATTCTTTTTATAGCCTTTTTTATTGGCTTTTTTGGTTTTTTGTTTATAGCAAAAGCTTATATGCTTTTTGCTTGTTTGAGTATAGCACTTGTGTATTTGCTTATAAGGAAAAACTATGTTCGATGA
- a CDS encoding chaperone NapD, with protein MNISSALVVAKQEDQERVLEAISSIDLCSVELIEDEKIIVLIESESLDEELKAFKALEKIKNTISVSMVFSYQDLDDEIQKAGKVDIEQRLDEKKDAEDIEYYGNIFQKY; from the coding sequence GTGAATATTTCAAGTGCTTTGGTTGTTGCTAAACAAGAGGATCAAGAAAGAGTTTTAGAGGCTATTTCAAGTATTGATTTGTGTAGTGTAGAGCTTATAGAAGATGAAAAGATCATTGTTTTGATAGAAAGTGAGAGTTTAGATGAGGAGTTAAAAGCCTTTAAGGCTCTTGAAAAAATCAAAAACACCATCAGTGTGAGTATGGTTTTTTCATATCAAGATCTTGATGATGAGATCCAAAAAGCTGGAAAAGTTGATATAGAGCAAAGACTTGATGAGAAAAAGGATGCTGAAGATATAGAATATTACGGCAATATTTTTCAAAAATATTAA
- a CDS encoding WD40 repeat domain-containing protein, translated as MLRKCLTFLCFSLFLFAYELKLPSNLTALNSEGKFLFIGTIKGEILSFDTEKKELKEIFALQNIKNYYDDKADSQIYSLDIFNNQLLIVSSGDFGGLNLGVLNLKTKEFTSKKLDFDSVKKAFFIDENTILLALLSSDIKLLNLKDLKEIKSFKFSHSSLNDAALSKDRTKLVTGFESGEVKLFDIPKWQLEFNYDKNHKDGIYQVDIKNNTLISCSTDRKIGLIKNGKESFLQKNFLIYACALNENAKVLAYADNEAGVVELLDTKDFKPLFKAENVNFMVEFVLFMGENTFLIAGFHDKILIFDR; from the coding sequence ATGCTAAGAAAATGCTTGACATTTCTTTGCTTTTCTTTATTTTTGTTTGCTTATGAACTGAAGTTACCTTCAAATTTAACAGCCTTAAATTCTGAGGGTAAGTTTTTGTTCATAGGCACTATAAAGGGTGAAATTTTAAGTTTTGACACTGAAAAAAAGGAGTTAAAAGAAATTTTTGCCCTCCAAAATATAAAAAATTACTACGATGATAAGGCTGATTCTCAAATTTATAGTTTAGATATTTTTAATAACCAACTCCTCATTGTTTCTAGCGGTGATTTTGGTGGCTTAAATTTAGGTGTTTTAAATTTAAAGACTAAAGAATTTACAAGTAAAAAGCTTGATTTTGATAGTGTAAAAAAAGCATTTTTTATTGATGAAAATACCATTCTCTTAGCGCTTTTGAGCTCAGATATTAAGCTTTTAAATTTAAAAGATCTAAAGGAAATAAAAAGCTTTAAATTTTCTCATTCTAGTTTAAATGATGCGGCTTTGAGTAAGGATAGAACAAAGCTTGTTACCGGTTTTGAAAGTGGAGAGGTTAAACTTTTTGATATACCAAAATGGCAACTTGAGTTTAACTATGATAAAAATCACAAAGATGGAATTTATCAAGTGGATATAAAAAACAACACTCTTATAAGTTGTTCTACGGATAGAAAAATAGGACTTATTAAAAATGGAAAAGAAAGTTTTTTGCAAAAAAATTTTCTTATCTATGCTTGTGCCTTAAATGAAAATGCTAAAGTTTTGGCTTACGCAGATAATGAAGCTGGAGTTGTTGAGCTTTTAGATACTAAAGATTTTAAGCCCTTGTTTAAGGCTGAAAATGTAAATTTTATGGTAGAATTTGTTTTGTTTATGGGCGAGAATACATTTTTGATAGCGGGCTTTCATGATAAAATTCTCATCTTTGATAGATAA